A DNA window from Falco peregrinus isolate bFalPer1 chromosome 8, bFalPer1.pri, whole genome shotgun sequence contains the following coding sequences:
- the SLC23A1 gene encoding solute carrier family 23 member 1 isoform X4, with the protein MGTCSGDLAQPQNRNLALAPAGPPHPPGKELPAAGRDPGVGTRPPRPEVDMLYRIEDVPPWYLCILLGFQHYLTCFSGTIAVPFLLAESLCVGKDQLTVSYLIGTIFTCVGITTLIQTTVGIRLPLFQASALAFLVPAKSILALEKWRCPPEEQIYGNWALPLNTSHIWQPRMREIQGAIVVSSLVEVVIGLLGLPGALLSYIGPLTVTPTVSLIGLSVFQAAGERAGSHWGIATLTIFLIVLFAQYLRHVTICLPGYRRGSGFILLRIQIFKMFPIILAIMVVWLLCYVLTCTGVFPSQPEAYGYKARTDARGEILSVAPWFRVPYPCQWGLPTVTSAAVLGMFSATLAGIIESIGDYYSCARLAGAPAPPVHAINRAAGNRQRLHLLQPQHRCPRHHEGTGAREGSWLGRGAWALSPTASLSMQVGSRRVIQYGAGIMLVLGTIGKFTALFASLPDPVLGGMFCTLFGMITAVGLSNLQFVDMNSSRNLFVLGFAMFFGLTLPNYLDSHPKAINTGVPELDQILTVLLTTEMFVGGIIAFILDNTIPGTQEERGLVQWKAGAHSDSAGSASLKSYDFPFGMSAVRRSRWLKHVPICPVFTGFKARARGGSTVAAADAQDAADGLSVCTKV; encoded by the exons ATGGGGACCTGCTCGGGAGACCTGGCTCAGCCCCAG AACAGGAACTTGGCTCtcgcccccgccgggcccccgcACCCCCCTGGGAAGGAGCTGCCTGCGGCGGGCAGG GACCCTGGGGTGGGCACCAGGCCCCCCCGGCCAGAGGTGGACATGCTCTACAGGATTGAGGACGTGCCCCCCTGGTACCTCTGCATCCTGCTCGGCTTCCAG CACTACCTGACCTGCTTCAGCGGCACCATCGCCGTCCCCTTCCTGCTGGCTGAGAGCCTGTGCGTGGGCAAGGACCAGCTCACCGTCAGCTACCTCATCGGCACCATCTTCACCTGCGTCGGCATCACCACCCTCATCCAGACCACCGTGGGCATCAG gctgcccctCTTCCAGGCGAGCGCGCTGGCCTTCCTTGTCCCTGCCAAGTCTATCCTGGCCCTGGAGAAGTGGCGATGCCCGCCTGAAG AGCAGATCTACGGCAACTGGGCACTGCCGCTCAACACCTCCCACATCTGGCAGCCCCGCATGCGAGAG ATCCAGGGGGCCATCGTGGTGTCCAGCCTGGTGGAGGTGGTCATCGGGCTGCTGGGGCTCCCTGGGGCGCTGCTCAGCTACATCGGGCCGCTGACCGTCACCCCCACCGTCTCCCTCATCGGGCTCTCCGTCTTCCAGGCAGCCGGCGAGAGGGCTGGCTCCCACTGGGGCATCGCCACACT GACCATCTTCCTGATCGTCCTGTTTGCCCAGTACCTGCGGCACGTCACCATCTGCCTGCCCGGCTACCGGCGGGGCAGCGGCTTCATCCTGCTCCGCATCCAGATCTTCAAGATGTTCCCG ATCATCCTGGCCATCATGGTGGTGTGGCTGCTCTGCTACGTGCTGACGTGCACCGGTGTATTCCCCAGCCAGCCCGAGGCGTATGGCTACAAGGCCAGGACAGACGCCCGGGGAGAGATCCTGTCTGTGGCACCCTGGTTTCGGGTCCCCTACCCCT GCCAGTGGGGTCTGCCTACGGTGACCTCGGCAGCCGTGCTGGGCATGTTCAGTGCCACGCTGGCGGGCATCATCGAGTCCATCGGGGACTACTACTCCTGCGCCCGGCTGGCGGGAGCCCCCGCGCCTCCCGTGCATGCCATTAACAG ggctgctgggaaCCGGCAACGGctccacctcctccagccccaaCATCGGTGTCCTCGGCATCACGAAGGTACTGGGGCCAGGGAGGGGTCCTGGCTGGGCCGGGGGGCATGGGCGCTGTCACCCACTGCCAGTCTCTCCATGcaggtggggagcaggagggtgATACAGTACGGGGCTGGGATCATGCTCGTGTTGGGGACCATCGGCAAGTTCACGGCGCTGTTCGCATCCCTGCCTGACCCCGTCCTTGGAGGGATGTTCTGCACCTTATTCG GCATGATCACGGCCGTCGGCCTCTCCAACCTGCAGTTCGTCGACATGAATTCCTCCCGCAACCTCTTCGTGCTGGGCTTCGCTATGTTTTTTGGGCTGACGCTGCCAAACTACCTGGATTCCCACCCCAAGGCCATTAACACAG GTGTCCCCGAGCTGGACCAGATACTGACGGTGCTGCTAACGACGGAGATGTTCGTCGGGGGGATCATTGCCTTCATCCTGGACAACACCATCCCGG GGACGCAGGAGGAGCGAGGGCTGGTGCAGTGGAAGGCGGGCGCGCACTCGGACAGCGCGGGGAGTGCCAGCCTGAAGAGCTACGACTTCCCCTTCGGGATGAGCGCGGTGAGGAGGAGCCGGTGGCTGAAGCACGTGCCCATCTGCCCAGTGTTCACCGGGTTTAAGGCCCGGGCGAGGGGCGGCAGCACCGTGGCAGCCGCGGATGCGCAGGACGCTGCAGATGGGCTCTCGGTGTGCACAAAGGTCTGA
- the SLC23A1 gene encoding solute carrier family 23 member 1 isoform X5: MDDPSRGSSPVSQPAANGRPPACARATAPVATKVLPTAIKPPCSDIAAGATSPEDGDLLGRPGSAPGTWLSPPPGPRTPLGRSCLRRAGPQGEPELSCAPTHQDPGVGTRPPRPEVDMLYRIEDVPPWYLCILLGFQHYLTCFSGTIAVPFLLAESLCVGKDQLTVSYLIGTIFTCVGITTLIQTTVGIRLPLFQASALAFLVPAKSILALEKWRCPPEEQIYGNWALPLNTSHIWQPRMREIQGAIVVSSLVEVVIGLLGLPGALLSYIGPLTVTPTVSLIGLSVFQAAGERAGSHWGIATLTIFLIVLFAQYLRHVTICLPGYRRGSGFILLRIQIFKMFPGHFHRGHLLHHCRAAGNRQRLHLLQPQHRCPRHHEGTGAREGSWLGRGAWALSPTASLSMQVGSRRVIQYGAGIMLVLGTIGKFTALFASLPDPVLGGMFCTLFGMITAVGLSNLQFVDMNSSRNLFVLGFAMFFGLTLPNYLDSHPKAINTGVPELDQILTVLLTTEMFVGGIIAFILDNTIPGTQEERGLVQWKAGAHSDSAGSASLKSYDFPFGMSAVRRSRWLKHVPICPVFTGFKARARGGSTVAAADAQDAADGLSVCTKV; this comes from the exons ATGGATGATCCGTCCCGAGGTAGCTCCCCGGTTTCACAACCGGCAGCCAATGGCCGCCCTCCAGCTTGCGCCCGCGCCACGGCCCCGGTGGCGACTAAAGTCCTTCCCACGGCCATAAAACCCCCGTGCAGTGACATCGCCGCCGGGGCCACATCGCCGGAGGATGGGGACCTGCTCGGGAGACCTGGCTCAGCCCCAG GAACTTGGCTCtcgcccccgccgggcccccgcACCCCCCTGGGAAGGAGCTGCCTGCGGCGGGCAGG cccccagggTGAGCCGGAGCTGAGCTGTGCCCCCACACACCAGGACCCTGGGGTGGGCACCAGGCCCCCCCGGCCAGAGGTGGACATGCTCTACAGGATTGAGGACGTGCCCCCCTGGTACCTCTGCATCCTGCTCGGCTTCCAG CACTACCTGACCTGCTTCAGCGGCACCATCGCCGTCCCCTTCCTGCTGGCTGAGAGCCTGTGCGTGGGCAAGGACCAGCTCACCGTCAGCTACCTCATCGGCACCATCTTCACCTGCGTCGGCATCACCACCCTCATCCAGACCACCGTGGGCATCAG gctgcccctCTTCCAGGCGAGCGCGCTGGCCTTCCTTGTCCCTGCCAAGTCTATCCTGGCCCTGGAGAAGTGGCGATGCCCGCCTGAAG AGCAGATCTACGGCAACTGGGCACTGCCGCTCAACACCTCCCACATCTGGCAGCCCCGCATGCGAGAG ATCCAGGGGGCCATCGTGGTGTCCAGCCTGGTGGAGGTGGTCATCGGGCTGCTGGGGCTCCCTGGGGCGCTGCTCAGCTACATCGGGCCGCTGACCGTCACCCCCACCGTCTCCCTCATCGGGCTCTCCGTCTTCCAGGCAGCCGGCGAGAGGGCTGGCTCCCACTGGGGCATCGCCACACT GACCATCTTCCTGATCGTCCTGTTTGCCCAGTACCTGCGGCACGTCACCATCTGCCTGCCCGGCTACCGGCGGGGCAGCGGCTTCATCCTGCTCCGCATCCAGATCTTCAAGATGTTCCCG GGGCATTTTCACCGAGGGCATCTCCTGCATCattgcagggctgctgggaaCCGGCAACGGctccacctcctccagccccaaCATCGGTGTCCTCGGCATCACGAAGGTACTGGGGCCAGGGAGGGGTCCTGGCTGGGCCGGGGGGCATGGGCGCTGTCACCCACTGCCAGTCTCTCCATGcaggtggggagcaggagggtgATACAGTACGGGGCTGGGATCATGCTCGTGTTGGGGACCATCGGCAAGTTCACGGCGCTGTTCGCATCCCTGCCTGACCCCGTCCTTGGAGGGATGTTCTGCACCTTATTCG GCATGATCACGGCCGTCGGCCTCTCCAACCTGCAGTTCGTCGACATGAATTCCTCCCGCAACCTCTTCGTGCTGGGCTTCGCTATGTTTTTTGGGCTGACGCTGCCAAACTACCTGGATTCCCACCCCAAGGCCATTAACACAG GTGTCCCCGAGCTGGACCAGATACTGACGGTGCTGCTAACGACGGAGATGTTCGTCGGGGGGATCATTGCCTTCATCCTGGACAACACCATCCCGG GGACGCAGGAGGAGCGAGGGCTGGTGCAGTGGAAGGCGGGCGCGCACTCGGACAGCGCGGGGAGTGCCAGCCTGAAGAGCTACGACTTCCCCTTCGGGATGAGCGCGGTGAGGAGGAGCCGGTGGCTGAAGCACGTGCCCATCTGCCCAGTGTTCACCGGGTTTAAGGCCCGGGCGAGGGGCGGCAGCACCGTGGCAGCCGCGGATGCGCAGGACGCTGCAGATGGGCTCTCGGTGTGCACAAAGGTCTGA
- the SLC23A1 gene encoding solute carrier family 23 member 1 isoform X1, with product MDDPSRGSSPVSQPAANGRPPACARATAPVATKVLPTAIKPPCSDIAAGATSPEDGDLLGRPGSAPGTWLSPPPGPRTPLGRSCLRRAGPQGEPELSCAPTHQDPGVGTRPPRPEVDMLYRIEDVPPWYLCILLGFQHYLTCFSGTIAVPFLLAESLCVGKDQLTVSYLIGTIFTCVGITTLIQTTVGIRLPLFQASALAFLVPAKSILALEKWRCPPEEQIYGNWALPLNTSHIWQPRMREIQGAIVVSSLVEVVIGLLGLPGALLSYIGPLTVTPTVSLIGLSVFQAAGERAGSHWGIATLTIFLIVLFAQYLRHVTICLPGYRRGSGFILLRIQIFKMFPIILAIMVVWLLCYVLTCTGVFPSQPEAYGYKARTDARGEILSVAPWFRVPYPCQWGLPTVTSAAVLGMFSATLAGIIESIGDYYSCARLAGAPAPPVHAINRAAGNRQRLHLLQPQHRCPRHHEGTGAREGSWLGRGAWALSPTASLSMQVGSRRVIQYGAGIMLVLGTIGKFTALFASLPDPVLGGMFCTLFGMITAVGLSNLQFVDMNSSRNLFVLGFAMFFGLTLPNYLDSHPKAINTGVPELDQILTVLLTTEMFVGGIIAFILDNTIPGTQEERGLVQWKAGAHSDSAGSASLKSYDFPFGMSAVRRSRWLKHVPICPVFTGFKARARGGSTVAAADAQDAADGLSVCTKV from the exons ATGGATGATCCGTCCCGAGGTAGCTCCCCGGTTTCACAACCGGCAGCCAATGGCCGCCCTCCAGCTTGCGCCCGCGCCACGGCCCCGGTGGCGACTAAAGTCCTTCCCACGGCCATAAAACCCCCGTGCAGTGACATCGCCGCCGGGGCCACATCGCCGGAGGATGGGGACCTGCTCGGGAGACCTGGCTCAGCCCCAG GAACTTGGCTCtcgcccccgccgggcccccgcACCCCCCTGGGAAGGAGCTGCCTGCGGCGGGCAGG cccccagggTGAGCCGGAGCTGAGCTGTGCCCCCACACACCAGGACCCTGGGGTGGGCACCAGGCCCCCCCGGCCAGAGGTGGACATGCTCTACAGGATTGAGGACGTGCCCCCCTGGTACCTCTGCATCCTGCTCGGCTTCCAG CACTACCTGACCTGCTTCAGCGGCACCATCGCCGTCCCCTTCCTGCTGGCTGAGAGCCTGTGCGTGGGCAAGGACCAGCTCACCGTCAGCTACCTCATCGGCACCATCTTCACCTGCGTCGGCATCACCACCCTCATCCAGACCACCGTGGGCATCAG gctgcccctCTTCCAGGCGAGCGCGCTGGCCTTCCTTGTCCCTGCCAAGTCTATCCTGGCCCTGGAGAAGTGGCGATGCCCGCCTGAAG AGCAGATCTACGGCAACTGGGCACTGCCGCTCAACACCTCCCACATCTGGCAGCCCCGCATGCGAGAG ATCCAGGGGGCCATCGTGGTGTCCAGCCTGGTGGAGGTGGTCATCGGGCTGCTGGGGCTCCCTGGGGCGCTGCTCAGCTACATCGGGCCGCTGACCGTCACCCCCACCGTCTCCCTCATCGGGCTCTCCGTCTTCCAGGCAGCCGGCGAGAGGGCTGGCTCCCACTGGGGCATCGCCACACT GACCATCTTCCTGATCGTCCTGTTTGCCCAGTACCTGCGGCACGTCACCATCTGCCTGCCCGGCTACCGGCGGGGCAGCGGCTTCATCCTGCTCCGCATCCAGATCTTCAAGATGTTCCCG ATCATCCTGGCCATCATGGTGGTGTGGCTGCTCTGCTACGTGCTGACGTGCACCGGTGTATTCCCCAGCCAGCCCGAGGCGTATGGCTACAAGGCCAGGACAGACGCCCGGGGAGAGATCCTGTCTGTGGCACCCTGGTTTCGGGTCCCCTACCCCT GCCAGTGGGGTCTGCCTACGGTGACCTCGGCAGCCGTGCTGGGCATGTTCAGTGCCACGCTGGCGGGCATCATCGAGTCCATCGGGGACTACTACTCCTGCGCCCGGCTGGCGGGAGCCCCCGCGCCTCCCGTGCATGCCATTAACAG ggctgctgggaaCCGGCAACGGctccacctcctccagccccaaCATCGGTGTCCTCGGCATCACGAAGGTACTGGGGCCAGGGAGGGGTCCTGGCTGGGCCGGGGGGCATGGGCGCTGTCACCCACTGCCAGTCTCTCCATGcaggtggggagcaggagggtgATACAGTACGGGGCTGGGATCATGCTCGTGTTGGGGACCATCGGCAAGTTCACGGCGCTGTTCGCATCCCTGCCTGACCCCGTCCTTGGAGGGATGTTCTGCACCTTATTCG GCATGATCACGGCCGTCGGCCTCTCCAACCTGCAGTTCGTCGACATGAATTCCTCCCGCAACCTCTTCGTGCTGGGCTTCGCTATGTTTTTTGGGCTGACGCTGCCAAACTACCTGGATTCCCACCCCAAGGCCATTAACACAG GTGTCCCCGAGCTGGACCAGATACTGACGGTGCTGCTAACGACGGAGATGTTCGTCGGGGGGATCATTGCCTTCATCCTGGACAACACCATCCCGG GGACGCAGGAGGAGCGAGGGCTGGTGCAGTGGAAGGCGGGCGCGCACTCGGACAGCGCGGGGAGTGCCAGCCTGAAGAGCTACGACTTCCCCTTCGGGATGAGCGCGGTGAGGAGGAGCCGGTGGCTGAAGCACGTGCCCATCTGCCCAGTGTTCACCGGGTTTAAGGCCCGGGCGAGGGGCGGCAGCACCGTGGCAGCCGCGGATGCGCAGGACGCTGCAGATGGGCTCTCGGTGTGCACAAAGGTCTGA
- the SLC23A1 gene encoding solute carrier family 23 member 1 isoform X3 yields the protein METSQPGPLPIPEGAEGPVEQSVGTVWGVPPVPSPQGEPELSCAPTHQDPGVGTRPPRPEVDMLYRIEDVPPWYLCILLGFQHYLTCFSGTIAVPFLLAESLCVGKDQLTVSYLIGTIFTCVGITTLIQTTVGIRLPLFQASALAFLVPAKSILALEKWRCPPEEQIYGNWALPLNTSHIWQPRMREIQGAIVVSSLVEVVIGLLGLPGALLSYIGPLTVTPTVSLIGLSVFQAAGERAGSHWGIATLTIFLIVLFAQYLRHVTICLPGYRRGSGFILLRIQIFKMFPIILAIMVVWLLCYVLTCTGVFPSQPEAYGYKARTDARGEILSVAPWFRVPYPCQWGLPTVTSAAVLGMFSATLAGIIESIGDYYSCARLAGAPAPPVHAINRAAGNRQRLHLLQPQHRCPRHHEGTGAREGSWLGRGAWALSPTASLSMQVGSRRVIQYGAGIMLVLGTIGKFTALFASLPDPVLGGMFCTLFGMITAVGLSNLQFVDMNSSRNLFVLGFAMFFGLTLPNYLDSHPKAINTGVPELDQILTVLLTTEMFVGGIIAFILDNTIPGTQEERGLVQWKAGAHSDSAGSASLKSYDFPFGMSAVRRSRWLKHVPICPVFTGFKARARGGSTVAAADAQDAADGLSVCTKV from the exons ATGGAGACCAGCCAGCCGGgacccctccccatccctgagGGTGCAGAGGGTCCCGTGGAGCAGTCTGTGGGGACAGTGTGGGGTGtcccccctgtccccagcccccagggTGAGCCGGAGCTGAGCTGTGCCCCCACACACCAGGACCCTGGGGTGGGCACCAGGCCCCCCCGGCCAGAGGTGGACATGCTCTACAGGATTGAGGACGTGCCCCCCTGGTACCTCTGCATCCTGCTCGGCTTCCAG CACTACCTGACCTGCTTCAGCGGCACCATCGCCGTCCCCTTCCTGCTGGCTGAGAGCCTGTGCGTGGGCAAGGACCAGCTCACCGTCAGCTACCTCATCGGCACCATCTTCACCTGCGTCGGCATCACCACCCTCATCCAGACCACCGTGGGCATCAG gctgcccctCTTCCAGGCGAGCGCGCTGGCCTTCCTTGTCCCTGCCAAGTCTATCCTGGCCCTGGAGAAGTGGCGATGCCCGCCTGAAG AGCAGATCTACGGCAACTGGGCACTGCCGCTCAACACCTCCCACATCTGGCAGCCCCGCATGCGAGAG ATCCAGGGGGCCATCGTGGTGTCCAGCCTGGTGGAGGTGGTCATCGGGCTGCTGGGGCTCCCTGGGGCGCTGCTCAGCTACATCGGGCCGCTGACCGTCACCCCCACCGTCTCCCTCATCGGGCTCTCCGTCTTCCAGGCAGCCGGCGAGAGGGCTGGCTCCCACTGGGGCATCGCCACACT GACCATCTTCCTGATCGTCCTGTTTGCCCAGTACCTGCGGCACGTCACCATCTGCCTGCCCGGCTACCGGCGGGGCAGCGGCTTCATCCTGCTCCGCATCCAGATCTTCAAGATGTTCCCG ATCATCCTGGCCATCATGGTGGTGTGGCTGCTCTGCTACGTGCTGACGTGCACCGGTGTATTCCCCAGCCAGCCCGAGGCGTATGGCTACAAGGCCAGGACAGACGCCCGGGGAGAGATCCTGTCTGTGGCACCCTGGTTTCGGGTCCCCTACCCCT GCCAGTGGGGTCTGCCTACGGTGACCTCGGCAGCCGTGCTGGGCATGTTCAGTGCCACGCTGGCGGGCATCATCGAGTCCATCGGGGACTACTACTCCTGCGCCCGGCTGGCGGGAGCCCCCGCGCCTCCCGTGCATGCCATTAACAG ggctgctgggaaCCGGCAACGGctccacctcctccagccccaaCATCGGTGTCCTCGGCATCACGAAGGTACTGGGGCCAGGGAGGGGTCCTGGCTGGGCCGGGGGGCATGGGCGCTGTCACCCACTGCCAGTCTCTCCATGcaggtggggagcaggagggtgATACAGTACGGGGCTGGGATCATGCTCGTGTTGGGGACCATCGGCAAGTTCACGGCGCTGTTCGCATCCCTGCCTGACCCCGTCCTTGGAGGGATGTTCTGCACCTTATTCG GCATGATCACGGCCGTCGGCCTCTCCAACCTGCAGTTCGTCGACATGAATTCCTCCCGCAACCTCTTCGTGCTGGGCTTCGCTATGTTTTTTGGGCTGACGCTGCCAAACTACCTGGATTCCCACCCCAAGGCCATTAACACAG GTGTCCCCGAGCTGGACCAGATACTGACGGTGCTGCTAACGACGGAGATGTTCGTCGGGGGGATCATTGCCTTCATCCTGGACAACACCATCCCGG GGACGCAGGAGGAGCGAGGGCTGGTGCAGTGGAAGGCGGGCGCGCACTCGGACAGCGCGGGGAGTGCCAGCCTGAAGAGCTACGACTTCCCCTTCGGGATGAGCGCGGTGAGGAGGAGCCGGTGGCTGAAGCACGTGCCCATCTGCCCAGTGTTCACCGGGTTTAAGGCCCGGGCGAGGGGCGGCAGCACCGTGGCAGCCGCGGATGCGCAGGACGCTGCAGATGGGCTCTCGGTGTGCACAAAGGTCTGA
- the SLC23A1 gene encoding solute carrier family 23 member 1 isoform X2, protein MDDPSRGSSPVSQPAANGRPPACARATAPVATKVLPTAIKPPCSDIAAGATSPEDGDLLGRPGSAPGTWLSPPPGPRTPLGRSCLRRAGPQGEPELSCAPTHQDPGVGTRPPRPEVDMLYRIEDVPPWYLCILLGFQHYLTCFSGTIAVPFLLAESLCVGKDQLTVSYLIGTIFTCVGITTLIQTTVGIRLPLFQASALAFLVPAKSILALEKWRCPPEEQIYGNWALPLNTSHIWQPRMREIQGAIVVSSLVEVVIGLLGLPGALLSYIGPLTVTPTVSLIGLSVFQAAGERAGSHWGIATLTIFLIVLFAQYLRHVTICLPGYRRGSGFILLRIQIFKMFPIILAIMVVWLLCYVLTCTGVFPSQPEAYGYKARTDARGEILSVAPWFRVPYPCQWGLPTVTSAAVLGMFSATLAGIIESIGDYYSCARLAGAPAPPVHAINRGIFTEGISCIIAGLLGTGNGSTSSSPNIGVLGITKVGSRRVIQYGAGIMLVLGTIGKFTALFASLPDPVLGGMFCTLFGMITAVGLSNLQFVDMNSSRNLFVLGFAMFFGLTLPNYLDSHPKAINTGVPELDQILTVLLTTEMFVGGIIAFILDNTIPGTQEERGLVQWKAGAHSDSAGSASLKSYDFPFGMSAVRRSRWLKHVPICPVFTGFKARARGGSTVAAADAQDAADGLSVCTKV, encoded by the exons ATGGATGATCCGTCCCGAGGTAGCTCCCCGGTTTCACAACCGGCAGCCAATGGCCGCCCTCCAGCTTGCGCCCGCGCCACGGCCCCGGTGGCGACTAAAGTCCTTCCCACGGCCATAAAACCCCCGTGCAGTGACATCGCCGCCGGGGCCACATCGCCGGAGGATGGGGACCTGCTCGGGAGACCTGGCTCAGCCCCAG GAACTTGGCTCtcgcccccgccgggcccccgcACCCCCCTGGGAAGGAGCTGCCTGCGGCGGGCAGG cccccagggTGAGCCGGAGCTGAGCTGTGCCCCCACACACCAGGACCCTGGGGTGGGCACCAGGCCCCCCCGGCCAGAGGTGGACATGCTCTACAGGATTGAGGACGTGCCCCCCTGGTACCTCTGCATCCTGCTCGGCTTCCAG CACTACCTGACCTGCTTCAGCGGCACCATCGCCGTCCCCTTCCTGCTGGCTGAGAGCCTGTGCGTGGGCAAGGACCAGCTCACCGTCAGCTACCTCATCGGCACCATCTTCACCTGCGTCGGCATCACCACCCTCATCCAGACCACCGTGGGCATCAG gctgcccctCTTCCAGGCGAGCGCGCTGGCCTTCCTTGTCCCTGCCAAGTCTATCCTGGCCCTGGAGAAGTGGCGATGCCCGCCTGAAG AGCAGATCTACGGCAACTGGGCACTGCCGCTCAACACCTCCCACATCTGGCAGCCCCGCATGCGAGAG ATCCAGGGGGCCATCGTGGTGTCCAGCCTGGTGGAGGTGGTCATCGGGCTGCTGGGGCTCCCTGGGGCGCTGCTCAGCTACATCGGGCCGCTGACCGTCACCCCCACCGTCTCCCTCATCGGGCTCTCCGTCTTCCAGGCAGCCGGCGAGAGGGCTGGCTCCCACTGGGGCATCGCCACACT GACCATCTTCCTGATCGTCCTGTTTGCCCAGTACCTGCGGCACGTCACCATCTGCCTGCCCGGCTACCGGCGGGGCAGCGGCTTCATCCTGCTCCGCATCCAGATCTTCAAGATGTTCCCG ATCATCCTGGCCATCATGGTGGTGTGGCTGCTCTGCTACGTGCTGACGTGCACCGGTGTATTCCCCAGCCAGCCCGAGGCGTATGGCTACAAGGCCAGGACAGACGCCCGGGGAGAGATCCTGTCTGTGGCACCCTGGTTTCGGGTCCCCTACCCCT GCCAGTGGGGTCTGCCTACGGTGACCTCGGCAGCCGTGCTGGGCATGTTCAGTGCCACGCTGGCGGGCATCATCGAGTCCATCGGGGACTACTACTCCTGCGCCCGGCTGGCGGGAGCCCCCGCGCCTCCCGTGCATGCCATTAACAG GGGCATTTTCACCGAGGGCATCTCCTGCATCattgcagggctgctgggaaCCGGCAACGGctccacctcctccagccccaaCATCGGTGTCCTCGGCATCACGAAG gtggggagcaggagggtgATACAGTACGGGGCTGGGATCATGCTCGTGTTGGGGACCATCGGCAAGTTCACGGCGCTGTTCGCATCCCTGCCTGACCCCGTCCTTGGAGGGATGTTCTGCACCTTATTCG GCATGATCACGGCCGTCGGCCTCTCCAACCTGCAGTTCGTCGACATGAATTCCTCCCGCAACCTCTTCGTGCTGGGCTTCGCTATGTTTTTTGGGCTGACGCTGCCAAACTACCTGGATTCCCACCCCAAGGCCATTAACACAG GTGTCCCCGAGCTGGACCAGATACTGACGGTGCTGCTAACGACGGAGATGTTCGTCGGGGGGATCATTGCCTTCATCCTGGACAACACCATCCCGG GGACGCAGGAGGAGCGAGGGCTGGTGCAGTGGAAGGCGGGCGCGCACTCGGACAGCGCGGGGAGTGCCAGCCTGAAGAGCTACGACTTCCCCTTCGGGATGAGCGCGGTGAGGAGGAGCCGGTGGCTGAAGCACGTGCCCATCTGCCCAGTGTTCACCGGGTTTAAGGCCCGGGCGAGGGGCGGCAGCACCGTGGCAGCCGCGGATGCGCAGGACGCTGCAGATGGGCTCTCGGTGTGCACAAAGGTCTGA